One genomic window of Fusarium fujikuroi IMI 58289 draft genome, chromosome FFUJ_chr01 includes the following:
- a CDS encoding related to ATP-dependent RNA helicase ROK1, producing MDILKVLSRGTKKTQKNSQNSSNSQQKLPSAGTSTNPQLYHDQVRGQKRKRTKNEPEPEAHHELPEVDFFAPKPEPVVKAAVETEEPVQVPKPTRPSRLLSEDECRQLLRSHRLKITLLSKTEDQSKVKKSKKKKKAAVEVKKDGKKQLFPQPLDSFGELRNAYGLSSKVADNLVFQGYRVPTEVQMGSLPLLVHPQAALKDEDGLEAGVDFLAIAPTGSGKTISFLVPAINNILRRRSQQSLGDIHELEAIIVAPTRELVHQIVSEGQKLAHGTRLKVVSMKKRTQLSAEQVDMAEDGSEDEEDKESDSEDEDESKGDDKPKQITKADILVTTPFLLLKFLTSGPPSTQKVLPTVRDLILDEADVLLDPLFRDAMMSDWTACTNPDLRVSFWSATMGSNIESMVTEKLTSRAQSLGITPKPFVRLVVGLKDTAVPNIAHKLIYTATEQGKLLALRQLLHPTAADDSGPPLRPPFLVFTQTIDRATALHEELQYDIPLEAGGAARIAALHSGLTDSARSSIMRKFRAGDIWVLITTDVLARGVDFAGVNGVVNYDVPGSSAGYVHRAGRTGRAGREGGVAVTFYTKEDIPFVKMVANVIAASEKQAGKTGDEAGVQKWLLDALPNVGKADRKKLKERGVEARRSGNKAKITSKSGYERRKENNRRGAIEGSKKRKLQANEDSGDDGEWGGFDD from the coding sequence ATGGATATCCTCAAGGTTCTATCCCGTGGAACTAAAAAGACACAAAAGAACAGCCAAAACTCTAGCAATTCTCAGCAGAAGCTGCCCTCGGCTGGCACATCTACAAACCCCCAGCTCTACCATGACCAGGTCCGCGGCCAGAAGCGAAAGCGAACAAAGAATGAGCCCGAACCCGAAGCTCACCATGAGCTCCCCGAAGTCGACTTCTTTGCCCCCAAGCCAGAGCCTGTGGTCAAGGCAGCTGTTGAGACGGAGGAGCCCGTTCAAGTACCGAAACCTACACGGCCGTCTCGATTGTTGAGTGAGGACGAGTGTCGCCAGCTGCTACGATCGCATCGATTAAAGATCACTCTACTCTCAAAGACAGAGGATCagtccaaggtcaagaagagcaagaaaaagaagaaggcggctGTCGAAGTGAAGAAAGATGGAAAGAAGCAGCTCTTTCCACAGCCTTTGGACTCCTTTGGCGAGCTGCGCAATGCCTACGGTCTCTCAAGCAAGGTCGCCGATAATCTTGTATTCCAGGGATACCGAGTTCCTACTGAAGTTCAGATGGGcagtcttcctcttctcgtACACCCCCAGGCTGCCctgaaagatgaagatggactAGAAGCAGGAGTCGATTTCCTCGCAATCGCCCCGACAGGAAGCGGAAAGACTATCAGTTTCTTGGTTCCAGCTATCAACAATATCTTGCGCCGGCGCTCGCAGCAAAGCCTCGGCGATATTCACGAACTCGAGGCGATTATTGTTGCACCAACTCGAGAGCTGGTGCATCAGATCGTTAGCGAAGGACAGAAGCTTGCTCATGGAACTCGGCTGAAGGTCGTTTCGATGAAGAAGCGCACACAACTTTCAGCCGAGCAAGTGGATATGGCGGAAGATGgctctgaggatgaagaggacaaggAGTCAGattctgaggatgaagatgagagcaAGGGAGACGACAAGCCCAAGCAAATCACAAAGGCTGACATTCTGGTCACCACACCCTTCCTCCTACTAAAGTTTCTTACTTCGGGACCTCCAAGCACACAAAAGGTTCTGCCTACTGTGAGAGACTTGATATTGGATGAGGCGGATGTCTTGCTAGATCCTCTTTTCCGAGATGCCATGATGTCTGACTGGACAGCATGTACAAACCCCGACCTGAGGGTGTCATTTTGGTCTGCTACGATGGGCTCAAACATTGAGTCTATGGTTACGGAGAAGCTGACTTCAAGAGCACAGTCGCTGGGTATCACACCGAAGCCCTTTGTGCGACTAGTCGTCGGTCTCAAGGATACTGCTGTTCCAAACATTGCTCACAAGCTTATCTACACTGCGACTGAGCAAGGTAAACTACTGGCATTGCGACAGCTGCTACATCCTACGGCTGCTGATGATTCGGGCCCTCCTCTCCGGCCTCCGTTCTTGGTCTTTACGCAAACAATTGACCGAGCAACTGCTCTGCACGAGGAACTACAATACGACATTCCTCTAGAGGCTGGAGGTGCAGCAAGAATAGCTGCCCTTCACAGTGGTCTCACAGACTCTGCCCGATCTTCCATCATGCGCAAGTTCCGTGCTGGAGACATCTGGGTTCTGATCACAACAGATGTGTTGGCACGAGGTGTAGACTTTGCCGGAGTCAACGGTGTTGTCAACTATGATGTCCCCGGCTCCAGCGCGGGCTACGTCCATCGCGCAGGACGAACAGGCCGAGCAGGTCGCGAAGGTGGCGTGGCGGTCACATTCTACACCAAGGAGGACATTCCCTTCGTCAAGATGGTCGCCAATGTTATCGCTGCAAGCGAGAAGCAGGCTGGCAAAACAGGAGATGAGGCCGGGGTGCAGAAGTGGCTCCTAGATGCTCTCCCTAATGTCGGCAAGGCAGAccgcaagaagctcaaggagcgAGGTGTGGAAGCGCGCCGGAGTGGAAATAAGGCCAAGATCACGTCCAAAAGCGGGTATGAGAGACGAAAGGAGAACAACCGCCGTGGTGCTATTGAGGGTagcaagaagaggaaatTACAGGCGAATGAGGacagtggtgatgatggtgaatgGGGTGGTTTCGATGACTAG
- a CDS encoding related to TOS1 Target of SBF yields MKVTNLSILAYTGLATALTQQCSGSAVNEGGNWFCGVIDQILYEGFSSSGSFKAVTNMGDDGSCDQEPFSYDGALGPLSEDLSVHIRGPFNLKEFAVYNLGSSEKKRDSVPSPHLHGHRHFHEQRRKKRGDWVTATIDGQVVSWENTYNGSPATQAAPVGIPAAPTDAVKKPMKLKAGPLPGVDKIKSKVENVKSKVDQVKSKATSKAKEYTATPGGHWKRTSYYNAQRRVADNVVFMGNYGGEGSGVFDNTWGNSLSYLNANGNGGSSSPKILKDVFIPSNKEFSIFSSEKCDESCGYSRVPDVAYKGFSGSNKIFLFNFKMPFDGNTGFNGDMPALWALNGRIPRTGQYSGCSCWKTGCGEVDIYEVLATGDDKCKSTFHLTNGAGSSDYFKRPADQYIKVAVVFCERTSSVAIKQLDDAFDFGSSLSDETVRDWIKTMSTPKKGSSLFQLSVSV; encoded by the exons ATGAAGGTCACCAATCTTTCCATTCTGGCTTACACGGGCCTCGCCACGGCCCTCACACAGCAATGCTCTGGCAGCGCCGTCAACGAAGGCGGAAACTGGTTCTGCGGTGTTATTGATCAGATTCTCTATGAGGGATTCTCCAGCAGTGGAAGCTTCAAGGCTGTTACAAATATGGGAGATGATGGATCTTGTGATCAGGAGCCCTTCTCTTACGACGGTGCTCTTGGACCTCTGAGCGAGGAT CTGTCTGTACACATTCGAGGCCCCTTCAATCTCAAGGAGTTTGCAGTCTACAATCTCGGGTccagcgagaagaagcgtgACTCTGTTCCCTCTCCTCACCTCCACGGCCATCGTCATTTCCACGAGCAGCGCAGGAAGAAGCGTGGGGACTGGGTCACTGCCACCATCGACGGACAAGTCGTATCCTGGGAGAACACTTATAACGGAAGCCCTGCTACCCAGGCTGCTCCTGTTGGTATCCCTGCTGCTCCTACCGACGCTGTAAAGAAGCCCATGAAGCTAAAGGCTGGCCCCCTGCCTGGAgtggacaagatcaagagcaAGGTTGAGAATGTCAAAAGCAAGGTGGACCAGGTCAAGAGCAAGGCTACCTCAAAGGCAAAAGAGTACACTGCTACTCCTGGCGGACATTGGAAGCGCACTTCTTACTACAACGCTCAGCGGCGTGTTGCTGATAACGTTGTCTTCATGGGTAACTATGGCGGCGAGGGATCCGGAGTCTTTGACAA CACCTGGGGCAACTCTCTCTCTTACCTCAACGCCAACGGAAACGGTGgctcctcttctcccaaGATCCTGAAGGACGTTTTCATCCCTTCCAACAAAGaattctccatcttcagctcTGAGAAGTGTGACGAGAGCTGCGGTTACTCTCGTGTCCCTGATGTTGCCTATA AGGGCTTCTCCGGCTCAAACaagatcttcctcttcaacttcaagatgCCCTTCGATGGCAACACCGGCTTCAACGGCGATATGCCCGCCCTCTGGGCTCTCAACGGCCGCATTCCCCGAACCGGCCAATACAGCGGATGCAGCTGCTGGAAGACAGGCTGTGGTGAGGTCGACATCTACGAGGTCCTCGCTACCGGCGATGATAAGTGCAAGAGCACATTCCACTTGACAAACGGCGCTGGAAGCTCTGATTACTTCAAGCGTCCTGCCGACCAGTACATCAAGGTTGCTGTTGTCTTCTGTGAGCGTACGTCGAGCGTCGCTATCAAGCAGTTGGATGACGCCTTTGACTTTGGGTCATCTTTGAGCGATGAGACTGTGAGGGACTGGATTAAGACCATGTCTACCCCTAAGAAGGGAAGCAGTCTATTCCAGCTGTCTGTTTCCGTGTAA